The DNA window GAACGACATGCCGGGGACCGTGCCGGCCAGCATCACGAGCACGGTCTTCAGCAGCCCCCAGCGCGAGGACAGCGCGAGGTTGACGGCGGTGACGCAGTAGACGAGGTAGAGGTAGCCGTGCGCGGTCCACAGGACCTGCACGACGAGGTCGGCCTTGCCGGCGACCTGCAGCGGGATGCCCACGAGCACGCCGGTGGCCAGCACCACGCC is part of the Motilibacter peucedani genome and encodes:
- a CDS encoding DUF3817 domain-containing protein, with translation MKSALLRYRVMAYVTGVVLATGVLVGIPLQVAGKADLVVQVLWTAHGYLYLVYCVTAVNLALSSRWGLLKTVLVMLAGTVPGMSFVAERKVAHDEAARVPVAARR